In Vagococcus hydrophili, one DNA window encodes the following:
- the cas2 gene encoding CRISPR-associated endonuclease Cas2 codes for MFDLPSETKREMRDYRIFRKSLLENGFVMLQYSIYYRSLPNRSSLKKYESILKRLVPPGGNVRLLYVSETQFQDMILLAGSRSRQEEIVGANRLVVI; via the coding sequence ATGTTTGACCTACCTTCAGAAACAAAAAGAGAAATGAGAGATTATCGGATTTTTCGTAAAAGTTTATTAGAAAATGGGTTTGTGATGTTGCAGTACTCTATTTACTATCGTAGTTTACCTAATCGCAGTTCTTTGAAGAAATATGAATCAATACTTAAGAGGTTAGTTCCGCCAGGTGGAAATGTGAGATTATTATATGTCTCAGAAACTCAATTTCAAGATATGATTCTACTCGCTGGTAGTCGAAGTCGTCAAGAAGAAATTGTAGGCGCTAATAGATTGGTGGTGATATAG